The DNA region CTAACACTAGCTAAAAAGTGTCTAAGTTTGTAGATTTAACAAGAACAAATGACAGCATATTCTAAATCAAAGATTTAAGATCCAATTGAAATCAAGAAGCACAGTGATTTAAGAACATTCATCCATGCACAAATGAACCACAATAATTTGATAACACATAAAGCTCACAAATGGGTCCCTTTTTAACAAATTATATTCATTGAAATGACATATTACAAGAGAATACATATGAATCCTTCTAGTAATCTTTTCTACTGATTAATAGCATCAAATCACTAATGAACAAGGAAAAAACACTATACAGCACGAATTTAATATCAAGGATACCATCTTGAATTCGACAAATGAAATCAAATTGCTAACCAAATTTGGAATATGCTTATTGAAAGAACAATGTCATGGTTTTTTGTTCATTGGTTCATTGGAAAATTAAACTAGACATAGCAAAAGATAACCTAGAGGCCGAATTCATTTACAAATAGTCCGAAAGAGCCAATAAATTCTAACCTTGCTTCATGATCCTAGGTTACAAGAAGTACTTCCATAGAGGTTACATACTCAAAAGTACTACCAATTAAGCATTTTTTGTCACCTCAATAAGGGGGAGGGCGTGGCGGAGGAGCCCAAAAGACATCGGGCGGCGGCATTTGTCCGTTGGGTAGTAAATTAGGAGGTAAATTATATAAAGGCACCGACGCAGCCGATGTCGGGGTATCGGCCACCGGTGCACGAATTGATCCGGTATTTGCTCCCGAAGTCTGTATATCCCTTCCTTCATTAGTACTCTCATCTTCCAGAGGCAACCTCTCATATGTCGCATTTGAAAATGTAGCTGCTATTACCATCACCGGTCCTGACGCCGTCAATACGCCGACCACCGTGCCGCCAACCACCTGCCCCTGGCCGCCAGCCAAGTAGACAGTCAACCCCGTAGCACCTGGTGGCGAAGGTGCTGGTAAGAATGCCCCCGATAAAGATAATATCTCAAATCTTCCATGAAGAGAAATCACTCCACTTGGAGCAGCTGGCTGGCGTAATGTCACATTCGTAACAATTCCACTACCACTCAAAACCGAAACACCACAATGGCGCCGCTGTGCAAAGGTCGCAATGCTCTCGGAGATATCACTGCCACTGCTAATTTCCAAGACATGGCTTCGGAGGCTATTTGCACTCTCCTTAGTTATAACAATAGGAGGTTTGGGCTTATTCTTCGAACCAGGAGGTCGTCCTCTTGGTCGACGGCCTGAGCTCGATGACGGTTCAGAGATATCAAGATCACCAGCTGGGTTAAGATCTTCCTCATTGTCTTGATTATCTCCATCATCAGGGTTTTGGTTAGGGTTGCTTCCACTACTATTTGATGCCTTTGCAGCGTTCAAAGCAGCATTTTCTTCTGCAGTGTTAACTAAGTGAAGCGATTGAGTTTGATTCATTCCCACATTTCCTGCCCACCATctatgagccatctttcttcaACAAATTCCTCTTTTCCCAAGAAAACAACTAAATAAAACAACGATTTGCACACAAATAACTAAGACTTTCTTGTTTCTCCAAACATATTTGTTCAACAAAAAAAcagaaacaaacaaacaaattaCTCTTCAATGCATCAACCAGCTCCCTTCAGTTACATCTCCGTAAATCTCTCCCCTTTAATTTCTTGCTAAATACTAAACTATCCAGTTCATGATATCCAAGGAAGAAAAATCCCCAAAACTATAATATAAAACTTAGAATGTCGGGTACTTGTTTATCTGCAAAACCTGATCAATTCTTACCTCGAAAGAGTAGAGATTCTTGCTCAAGAAAACCCTGATTTAGACACTGCAACAAGGTTTCATCAGAgaatgaaaacaaaaatgaaattCAAACAAAAAAACCCACTTCAAAAAGAAAACAGAAATAGAGATCTAAAGCTCAAATGGCTAAAAAGAGCCAACCTTTTACGATTCCCATTAATTACCTTACGTTTATACTTCCAAGAAAATATATAGAAAACCTCGCAGATATGACCTGCTAAATATATACAAACTAAAATACCCGTATGTTCTTCCAGTTAATTATTCCAGAGCAGAAAGATACGCCAAATATGGAAGAGGGGACTTTAATCAGTACCTCAACATGAGATTCGCCAAATATGGTACGGGGTTAGCGTTTCGGGTCAGGTCCTTTGTACTGAGGTTTCTTTAGTATTTTCCTGAAGCATTTCTCATTTTTGGAACTAGCCCGAGCCTGTACGATAAGGAATTGAATAATGGAAACTAATGGATATGTGCAGAAGTGTCCTGGTGGGGGTACTCATGAATAAAAGAGGAAATcagtaattttttatattatttattacagCTCtgctttttttaattatatttactGGTTACGTGTTCTCTTGCAACGTCCTCGTCATTATTATTATTGGAAGAATCAATAATGACATgaccatatattaaatatatatatatatatatatatatatatatatatatattggcgGATTCTCTGAAGATTAGATCAAAAATAAAGAAACATTTGAGTTTCAACGttgatttaatttcaaaatttattgtGAAACTTCTGAAAATAAACTTTTATCGAATATTTATCTTTACTATGAAGTTAAGGACAAGAAtaataaaaaatctaaatttgtttttttacgAGACGATATCACGAATATTTCTATCTATAtttataacaaaatatttatcataaaattgatcCGTGAATTCGTCTCATAAGAGTTTTGTGAAAACCCAAACATGTACAAGAATTCAATGTCGAATCTAAATACCTTCAAAAATATcttaattaaacaataaaaaaaaagaaaatattcaaGAGACAGTAGaagaaataagaaaaaatatatattggtAAGGAAGTCCGAGGATTGCTAACCAAGTGACTCATGAACTTGCTGGTAGAGCAATTTGGCTTTTTTggacttgttttattttttatagcAAAGTTGTAGGTCATGATTTATTAATGAAAATTGATTAGTTGTTAAAATAATATGTtcaatatatatgaaatttggaaaatttaagatttttattaattCGTAACATGAATATACTGATAAATGGTATCAAAGTAACGTCACCGTAAGTTCGAATACAGAATGTACAgaataagacaaaaacttgtgtaaaacagtctcacgggtcgtattttgtgatacggatctcttattcgggtcatccatgaaaaaatattactttttatgctaagagtattgctttttattgtgaatatcggtagagttgaccggtctcacatataaatattcgtgagaccgtctcacaagatacctaccctcggaataaataacttaaccaaatccaacaaaatattttttcacttatatttttatatgacaaaacttgtgtgagacggtctcacggatcgtattttatgatacgaatctattatttgggtcatctatgaaaaagtattactttttatgctaagagtattattttttattgtg from Primulina tabacum isolate GXHZ01 chromosome 14, ASM2559414v2, whole genome shotgun sequence includes:
- the LOC142524918 gene encoding AT-hook motif nuclear-localized protein 15-like, which codes for MAHRWWAGNVGMNQTQSLHLVNTAEENAALNAAKASNSSGSNPNQNPDDGDNQDNEEDLNPAGDLDISEPSSSSGRRPRGRPPGSKNKPKPPIVITKESANSLRSHVLEISSGSDISESIATFAQRRHCGVSVLSGSGIVTNVTLRQPAAPSGVISLHGRFEILSLSGAFLPAPSPPGATGLTVYLAGGQGQVVGGTVVGVLTASGPVMVIAATFSNATYERLPLEDESTNEGRDIQTSGANTGSIRAPVADTPTSAASVPLYNLPPNLLPNGQMPPPDVFWAPPPRPPPY